One region of Lactobacillus johnsonii genomic DNA includes:
- the topA gene encoding type I DNA topoisomerase: MPTKRKNKKNLVIVESPHKAKTIEKYLGKNYHVIASKGHIRDLPKSQMGVDVEHDYEPKYISIRGKGDTIKELKSEAKKAKYVYLASDPDREGEAIAWHVAHALNLDPKEHNRVAFNEITKDAVKNAFKNPRTIDMDIVDAQQARRVLDRLVGYSISPILWQKVKKGLSAGRVQSIALKLVIDRENEIKNFKPEEYWTIDADFEKGSEKFKGAFYGIKGKKQELPNNEAVQDVLKRIDKRKNFEVTKVVKKERKRQPAAPFTTSTMQQEANKRLGYRTHRTMRIAQSLYEGVNLGKGSVGLITYMRTDSKRIANVAKHEASKFIHEEYGENYAAVKPQHFKNDADAQDAHEAIRPTSAFRTPASVKEYLTTEEYRLYTLIWSRFIASQMTPAVYDTVRADIEQNDVTFRTTGSKLKFAGFTKVYDNQKEKSNELPELNEGDKVKLKKTDDRQHFTQPPARYTEASLVRALEENGVGRPSTYAPTIDTIQKRYYVKLEGRSIVPTELGEIVDKLIEEFFPDIVNVDFTAQLENDLDGVEVGKKNWIKVVDEYYKPFSKELDKADQQIEKVQIKDEPAGFNCDICGAPMVIKMGRYGKFYACSRFPDCRNTKPIVKKIGVTCPKCGKGEVIEKKSKRNRKFYGCSRYPDCDFVSWDQPIGRNCPNDGHFLVQKKNKKGLVILCPNGDYREEPEEN; the protein is encoded by the coding sequence ATGCCTACTAAACGAAAAAATAAAAAGAATTTAGTTATTGTCGAGTCTCCTCATAAGGCTAAGACAATTGAAAAATATTTAGGAAAAAATTATCATGTTATTGCTTCAAAAGGCCATATTCGTGATTTACCCAAGTCTCAAATGGGAGTGGATGTAGAACATGACTATGAACCAAAGTATATTTCCATTCGTGGAAAAGGCGATACGATTAAAGAATTAAAGAGTGAAGCTAAAAAAGCAAAATATGTTTATCTTGCTTCCGACCCGGATCGAGAAGGAGAAGCGATTGCTTGGCATGTCGCTCATGCATTAAATCTAGATCCAAAAGAACATAACCGCGTTGCTTTTAACGAAATTACTAAAGATGCTGTTAAGAATGCCTTTAAGAATCCAAGAACTATTGATATGGATATTGTTGATGCTCAACAAGCTCGTCGTGTCCTAGACCGTTTGGTTGGTTATTCAATTAGTCCGATTTTGTGGCAAAAGGTAAAGAAAGGTTTGTCAGCTGGACGTGTTCAATCGATTGCCTTGAAGTTAGTAATTGATCGTGAAAATGAAATCAAGAACTTTAAGCCAGAAGAGTACTGGACTATTGATGCTGATTTTGAAAAGGGCTCAGAAAAGTTTAAGGGTGCTTTTTATGGCATTAAAGGCAAAAAACAGGAATTGCCAAATAACGAAGCAGTTCAAGATGTTTTAAAGCGAATTGATAAGCGAAAAAACTTTGAAGTTACAAAAGTAGTTAAAAAGGAAAGAAAACGTCAACCGGCTGCTCCTTTTACCACTTCAACTATGCAACAAGAAGCAAACAAGCGCTTAGGCTACAGAACTCATCGAACAATGAGAATTGCTCAATCTCTTTATGAAGGTGTGAATCTTGGTAAAGGATCTGTCGGTTTGATCACTTATATGCGTACTGACTCAAAGCGTATTGCCAATGTTGCAAAGCATGAAGCTTCAAAATTTATTCATGAAGAATACGGTGAAAATTACGCAGCAGTTAAGCCACAACATTTTAAAAATGATGCAGATGCTCAAGATGCCCACGAAGCAATTCGTCCTACTTCAGCTTTTAGAACTCCAGCTTCTGTGAAAGAGTATTTAACCACTGAAGAATATCGACTATATACTTTAATTTGGTCAAGATTTATTGCTAGTCAAATGACTCCGGCTGTTTACGATACAGTTAGAGCTGATATTGAGCAAAATGACGTAACTTTTAGAACAACAGGATCAAAACTTAAGTTTGCTGGATTTACTAAGGTATACGATAACCAAAAAGAAAAGAGTAATGAACTTCCTGAGTTAAATGAAGGCGATAAGGTTAAGCTTAAGAAGACTGATGATCGTCAACACTTTACTCAACCACCTGCACGTTATACAGAAGCTAGTTTAGTTCGTGCTCTTGAAGAAAATGGTGTCGGTCGTCCATCAACTTATGCCCCAACAATTGATACCATACAAAAACGTTACTACGTAAAACTTGAAGGTAGATCAATTGTACCTACAGAATTAGGTGAAATCGTAGATAAGTTAATCGAAGAATTTTTCCCAGACATTGTTAATGTCGACTTTACAGCTCAACTTGAAAATGACCTAGACGGGGTTGAAGTAGGGAAGAAGAACTGGATTAAAGTAGTTGATGAGTATTACAAGCCATTTTCTAAAGAATTAGATAAAGCAGATCAACAAATTGAAAAGGTTCAAATTAAAGATGAACCTGCGGGCTTTAACTGTGATATTTGTGGAGCTCCAATGGTTATTAAAATGGGACGCTACGGTAAGTTTTATGCTTGCTCTCGTTTTCCCGATTGTCGTAATACTAAACCAATCGTTAAGAAGATTGGCGTAACTTGTCCTAAGTGTGGTAAGGGCGAAGTTATTGAAAAGAAATCAAAACGCAACCGTAAATTCTATGGCTGTTCCCGCTATCCAGATTGTGATTTTGTTTCATGGGATCAACCAATTGGTCGAAATTGTCCAAATGATGGTCACTTCTTAGTTCAAAAGAAGAACAAGAAAGGATTAGTAATCCTTTGTCCAAATGGTGATTACCGTGAAGAACCAGAAGAAAATTAA
- a CDS encoding ribonuclease HII, whose amino-acid sequence MTITEIKNLLQGEVSKEQLEELKADERKGVQKLLISYEKRQAKYAKALAQFQSRFSYEKEFWQKDQLVAGVDEVGRGPLAGPVVTAAVILPHDFDLIDVNDSKKLSPKKRQALFPKILEKAVSVSVGLANNDVIDQINIYEADRVAMAHAVQGLKVKPDALLVDAMNVPLNIPQVKLIHGDAKSNSIAAASIVAKVFRDNLMDAYGELYPEYDFKHNAGYGTREHMEALKKYGPTPIHRRSFAPVSEYEK is encoded by the coding sequence ATGACGATTACTGAGATAAAGAACTTACTTCAAGGAGAAGTAAGCAAAGAGCAATTAGAAGAATTAAAAGCTGATGAACGAAAAGGCGTCCAAAAGCTCTTAATTAGCTATGAAAAAAGACAAGCTAAATATGCTAAAGCATTAGCTCAATTTCAATCACGTTTTTCTTATGAAAAAGAATTTTGGCAAAAGGATCAACTTGTTGCTGGGGTTGATGAAGTAGGGCGTGGACCGCTTGCTGGACCTGTAGTTACAGCTGCGGTTATTTTGCCACATGATTTTGATTTAATTGATGTTAATGACTCAAAAAAATTATCACCTAAGAAGAGGCAGGCGCTTTTTCCAAAGATTCTAGAAAAAGCTGTCAGTGTTAGTGTCGGCTTAGCTAATAATGATGTAATTGATCAGATTAATATTTATGAAGCAGATCGTGTGGCAATGGCTCATGCTGTTCAAGGTCTAAAAGTAAAGCCGGATGCCTTATTAGTTGATGCGATGAATGTACCTTTAAACATTCCCCAAGTTAAATTAATTCATGGGGATGCTAAGTCTAACTCAATTGCTGCCGCTAGTATTGTAGCTAAAGTGTTTCGGGATAACTTAATGGATGCTTATGGTGAGCTCTATCCAGAATATGATTTTAAACATAATGCAGGCTACGGAACCCGTGAGCACATGGAGGCTCTTAAAAAATACGGTCCAACCCCGATTCATCGGAGATCTTTTGCTCCAGTTAGTGAATACGAAAAATAA
- the ylqF gene encoding ribosome biogenesis GTPase YlqF, whose translation MATIQWYPGHMNKAKNQLEDNLDLIDVLIEVLDARLPVSSRNPMIGQLTKKKPHIIVLNKADLADPIQTKKWTHYYQDEGNFVISMDAQHTTNMTSLFKIIKLAGKEKTDKLIAKGASNPMIRVAIAGIPNCGKSTIINRMVGRNAAIVGDKPGVTRGQSWLKTKTNVQILDTPGILWPKFSDQEVGYKLAACGAIKADIFHPDDVALFVIEFLKQNYHDDLVKFARISSEEMDSMSNPDLLLAMTNKYGMRDDYDKFSLFMLQRLRKGKLGRITFDLR comes from the coding sequence ATGGCAACTATTCAATGGTATCCAGGACATATGAATAAGGCTAAAAATCAGCTAGAAGATAATCTAGACTTGATTGATGTCTTAATTGAAGTTTTAGATGCGCGTTTACCAGTTTCTTCTCGTAATCCAATGATTGGACAATTAACAAAGAAGAAACCGCATATTATTGTTTTAAATAAGGCTGATTTGGCTGATCCAATTCAAACTAAAAAATGGACTCATTATTATCAAGATGAGGGTAACTTCGTGATTTCGATGGATGCCCAGCATACTACAAATATGACTAGTCTATTTAAAATTATCAAGTTGGCTGGTAAGGAAAAGACAGATAAATTAATTGCAAAAGGTGCATCAAATCCAATGATTCGAGTAGCTATTGCAGGAATTCCAAATTGTGGTAAATCTACTATTATTAATCGTATGGTTGGAAGAAATGCTGCAATTGTTGGTGATAAGCCTGGTGTAACACGTGGACAAAGTTGGCTCAAAACCAAGACTAATGTGCAAATTTTAGATACACCCGGGATTTTGTGGCCTAAGTTTTCTGATCAAGAAGTAGGTTACAAATTAGCAGCTTGCGGGGCAATTAAGGCGGATATTTTTCATCCCGATGACGTTGCCTTATTTGTGATTGAATTTTTGAAGCAAAATTATCACGATGATCTTGTTAAATTTGCACGAATTTCAAGTGAAGAGATGGACAGTATGTCTAATCCAGATTTATTGTTAGCAATGACCAATAAATACGGTATGCGAGATGACTATGATAAGTTTTCACTCTTTATGCTTCAACGTTTACGCAAGGGAAAATTGGGAAGGATTACATTCGATCTTAGATGA
- the dprA gene encoding DNA-processing protein DprA — protein MNLKEFCLRLKLQQGLGITTIGKIVANFTAGEEVTVDKIESLSLKSNIQNLVLAAMKNDKFNSWIERIELQCDVITIFDTIYPNALREMYNAPTLLFTRGDLSLLKKEITVIVGARQPTNYSRFVLKQLIPQLIQQDFVIASGLARGVDGIAHQETLKNHGKTIAVIGNGLNHFYPQENKMLQEEIMANGLLISEYLPDTPPRPHRFPQRNRILAGLSKNIIVTEARKRSGSLITANIALEENRNIFAVPGPVSSPLSEGPNELIAAGAYPLVNADFKNLL, from the coding sequence ATGAATTTGAAAGAATTTTGTTTAAGGTTAAAATTACAGCAAGGTCTTGGCATTACTACTATAGGAAAAATTGTAGCGAATTTTACTGCTGGTGAAGAAGTAACAGTTGACAAAATAGAGAGTTTATCATTAAAATCAAATATCCAAAATCTTGTTTTAGCTGCAATGAAAAATGATAAGTTTAATTCTTGGATTGAAAGAATTGAATTACAGTGTGATGTTATCACTATTTTTGATACAATCTATCCAAATGCACTCCGTGAAATGTATAATGCACCAACACTTCTTTTTACTAGAGGAGACTTATCCTTGCTTAAAAAGGAGATTACAGTTATAGTTGGCGCAAGACAGCCGACAAACTATAGTCGTTTTGTCTTAAAACAATTAATTCCCCAGCTGATACAGCAAGATTTTGTTATTGCTAGTGGCTTAGCACGCGGAGTGGATGGAATTGCTCATCAAGAAACATTAAAAAATCACGGTAAGACAATTGCCGTGATTGGAAATGGACTCAACCATTTTTATCCGCAAGAAAACAAAATGCTCCAGGAAGAAATTATGGCGAACGGGCTATTGATCAGTGAATATTTACCTGATACTCCGCCAAGACCTCATCGCTTTCCGCAAAGGAACCGTATACTTGCGGGCTTAAGTAAAAATATTATTGTGACTGAAGCTAGAAAAAGATCGGGCTCCTTAATTACTGCAAATATTGCTTTAGAAGAAAATCGCAATATTTTTGCAGTTCCGGGACCAGTCTCAAGTCCTTTGTCAGAAGGCCCTAATGAGCTAATTGCCGCTGGTGCTTATCCACTGGTTAATGCTGATTTTAAAAATTTGCTTTAG